The genomic stretch AGAACCTGCACCACACCCTGGGCAGCACCGGGATGTTGATTTTTGTCAGCGAGGCCGAGCGTTATGTGGAGATCCTGGTGGATGACGGAATTTCCCAGCGGCTGGATGACAGCCGTTGGGATGCCATCGTCAGGACGTTTACCCAGCAGGTGAAGCAGGGGCAGACGTTGGCTGGGTTTATCGCGTGTATCGAGGCCTGTGGCGAACTGCTCAAGGTGCATGTGCCGCAGACCCACACCCGTAACGAGTTGCCCAACCGCCTGATCGTCCTCAAGTAACCTGTGGCCACCACCTTCTGTAGGAGCTGGCTTGCCAGCGATGCAGGCACCTCGGTGTATCAGTCACACTGAGTTGATGCTATCGCTGGCAAGCCAGCTCCTACAGATGGTGGGGCTGCATCATTTTGAATGGCGCTGACCGTTGGGCAAATAACTCCGTGCCCTGAGCCCTCATCCCCCCTAAAATGCCCGGCATTCCCTGCCCGAGGCGTTTTTGTTCATGTCTGTCACCGCTAAACCTGCCAGCCCCGCGCCGGATCACCATGCCCAGTTCATCGAGCTGCTGCGCGCAAGCCTTGAGCAGAACGCCTTTATCAAGCTGGTGCTGGCCAAGTACGTGGGCGATGAGGCAGATCTGCAGCGCTTGATCATCAAGCCCGTGGCGGTCAAGGAGCAGGCGTGCCTGTCCTTCGTCTATCGCTACAAGACCCGTGACATCACCAAGAACTTCTCCCTGGCAGAGGGCGTCGCGACCATTGCCGCGCTGTTGCCGGCCTCGTTCAAGAACGCCCATTTGTTGTCCCTGGACGACGAAGCGCAGTTGGAATACAGCAAGAAGAACAAAAGCTCGCTGTTCAAGAGCAAGCCCCAGCAGCTGCGTGAAGCACCGTCCGCCGAGCACAACCGCGAGAAGCACCGCTTCCTCGACCTGAACCGACCCTTTCTCGCCGACCTGGGTGTAACCAACGCCAAGCACGAGTTGATCCCGGCGATGTCGCGCAAGTGGAAGCAGATCAACAAGTTCATCGAGGTGTTCAGCCATGCGCTGACCTCATCCCCCTTGCAACTGGACCGGCCGGTGCAGGTCGCGGATTTTGGTTCGGGCAAGGGCTACCTCACGTTCGCTATCCACGACTACCTGCGCAACACCCTCAAGGCCGAGGGCCAGGTGACGGGCGTGGAGTTGCGTGAAGACATGGTGAGCCTGTGCAACACCGCTGCCGCCCGCCTGGAACACCCGGGGCTGGTGTTCAAGTGCGGTGACGTGCGCAGCGTGGCACCCAGCGAACTGGACGTGATGATCGCCCTGCATGCCTGCGACATCGCCACCGACTACGCGATCCACACCGGCATCCGCTCCGGGGCGTCGATCATCATGTGCTCGCCGTGCTGTCACAAACAGATCCGCTTGCAGATCCAGAGCCCGGCACTGCTCAAGCCGATGCTGCAATACGGCCTGCACCTGGGCCAGCAGGCAGAAATGCTCACCGACAGCTTGCGCGCGCTATTCCTGGAAGCCTGTGGCTATGAGACCAAGGTGTTCGAGTTCATCTCCCTGGACCACACCAACAAGAACAAGATGATTTTGGCGGTCAAGCGTGCCGAGCCTTCGGATAACGCGCAGTTGCTGGAGAAAATCCGCGAATTGAAGGCGTTCTACCAGATCAGCGAGCACTGCCTGGAAACCCTGCTGCGGGCCGATAATTACCTGCCCTGAAGACAATGTGGGAGCGGGCTTGCCCGCGAAAGCGGTGGATCAGCCAATACATACGGCGACTGACCCACCGCTTTCGCGAGCAAGCCCGCTCCCACATTTAGAGTGTATGCGGCTTGGGAACGGGCGCAGCCTGCACGGCTGTCTTGCGCCCCAGCATCACCGTCACGATCACCCCGCAGGCAAACAGCCAGGTAATCGGCTCAATGTGCTCGCCAAAAAACAGCGCGGAAAAGGCAATGGTGAAAAAGATCTGCAGCAGTTGGATCTGGCTGACCCGTGCGATCCCGCCCATGGCCAGCCCGGCATACCAGGCAAAGAATCCCAGGAACTGCGAGAACAACGAGACGTAGCCAAACGCCCACCAGGTGCGGGCCGAGATGGCGCCTTCATGTTGCAGCGCAAGATACGTCACCGGCCCGATCAACAGCGGTGTCGACAGCACCAGCGCCCAGCAGATCACCTGCCAGCCGCCCATTTCCTTGGCCAGGCGGCCACCCTCGGCATAACCCAAACCGCCCACGGCAATCGCCCCGAGCATCAGAAGGTCGCCGGCCTGGATGCTGCCGGCCCCCGTGATCAACGCATAACCGAGCACCAGCGCACTGCCCAGCGCCGCGCAGGCCCAGAAGGCTTTTGACGGTCGCTCATGGGACAACCACGCCGCATACAACGCGACGCACAGCGGCTGCAGGCCGTTGACCAGGGCGCCGTGGGAGGCGGGCAGGGTTTGCATGGCCCAGGCCGACAACACCGGGAAGCCGAGGATCACCCCGGCAATCACCAGTGTCAGGCCGCGAACCTGGCGCCAGGTCGGCCAGGCTTCGCGGCGCCACAGCAACAGCAAGGCCGCTGGTACCGCCGCGAACAGGGCGCGCCCCAGGCCATTGAGCAAGGGATGGATTTCCTGCACCACGATGCGAGTGAAGGGCAGGGTCAGGCTGAAGATGATGACGCCGAGCAGGCCGAGGGCCATGCCGGTGTTTTCGCGCGAGTTCATGGGCACAACCGGATCGAATGGGCTGGAAGAGGCTGCCCATCTAGCCACAAAGCCCGCAGGGCGCGGGCTTACAGCTGGGTGCAGATTGAACCGTACAGTTCCTGTAGGCGCCGGCTTGCCGGCGATGGCGTCCTTAAAAACAACGCTGGCTCAAGGGCCTCATCGCCGGCAAGCCGGCTCCTACAGGGTCAGAAGAACCGGGTCACGCTGATCTTGGCGTTGCGTCCGACGCTGGTGGCGCTGTCGCCACTCAAGGCTGGCATGTAGCTGCGGTTGAACAGGTTATCGACGGTGAAGTTGACTTCGGTGCCCTTGAGGTACGCCTGTTGCGGCGTCCATTTGGCGAACAGGCCCTGGGTGTCGTAGCTGGCGTTGGCGTATTGGTCGTAAAACCGGTCGCCGAAGCTACTGTTCAGGCCACTTGAGTATTTGTCACTGGGCAGGCGATCGGTCTTGCGCACGAACTGTCCTTGCCAGCCCACTTGTGCGTCCCACGCGGGAATCTTGGTACCCAGCACGGCGACCCACTTGGCCGGTGGAATGTCACGGGCCCAGACGTGAATGTCGCTGGCCCACGGGTTGGTGTAAGGGTTTTCGCGTTTGCCGGTGGCCCACGAGTAGCTCAGGGAGCCGAACAGATAGGTCGAGTCGTAGTAGCCCTCGAGCTCGAAGCCCTTGATGGTCATGCTGCCGATGTTGCGGTAGTTGGTTTTCGACGCCATGTCGGTGCAGACGTCGGCGATGGAGCCTTTTACGTAGTTCTGTTCCCGGCAGCCGAGGCCGGTGGCCTTGAAGATCTCGTCCTCGATTTTGTTGTGGAACAGCGTCGTGCGCAGTTGCAGGCTGTCGCCGCCGGCAATCACGTTGGCGAAGCTGGTGATGTTGCCCACGGTGATGGCGGTGATGCGCTCCGGGTCGAGGTTGCGGCTGGTGGAGGTGCGGCTGCCCAGGCCCTGGACTTCGTATTGTTCGTCGATGACCGGCGCGCGCCAGGTGCGGCTCCAGTTGGCGAACAGCACCACGTCCGGGGTGACTTTCCAGAACGCCGCCAGGCGTGGCGACCAGCCGGCATAAGTGCGGTCGCTATAGTCGTGGCCGAAGGCCGGGTCGGGGTTGCTGTAGTACGGCGCATCGTTGGCTTTGCCACGGTTGACCACATGGTCATAACGCAGCGACGGGGTGATGGTCACGTCGCCCAGGGTCACGGCGTCCTGGATATAAAACGCATGGGTATCGACCTTGCCGTGGGGCATGAAGGCTGGCTGGAAGTGCCCGTAGTTGTACTTGGGCGTGTTGTAGGTGGCGCCGGGCATCCAGCTTTCGGTGTCGCGAATGTGCTTGCGGATCTGCACCCCGGTGGTCAAGGCATGGTCCAGCGGGCCGCTGTTGAAGCGGCTGATGTTGCGCAGCTCAAGGATCTTGTCGGTGTAGGCGGTATCCATCTTGCGCCCGCCAGAGGACAGGCCGATGACGGCCGTGGCGTCGCGCTCGTCGGTCTGGTCGGTGTTGGACTCCGAGTAGCTGAGTTTCATGTCGATCAGCGGGTTGTCCAGGGGCTGGTATTCGTACTTGCCCGACCAGGTGGTATCGACGGTTTGGCGGTTGGCCAGGAAGCGCCTTACGGCAGCGTCGTAGCCATAGCGGTCGATCTCGGCCTTGCGCGGTGGCGATGGATAGCTTCTGGCCGAAAAAGGTGTCCAGCGTTCGCTGTTGGCCCGGGAGTAGGAGAAACCGAGGCTGTGCTCATCGGTGAGGTACATGTTCAGTTTGAACAGTTGGCCGTTCACATCCTGGGCACTGTTGGGCAGGCGCTGGGGGTTGATCGGGTATTCCTTGCTGTCGTAGTCACGGGCTGCGGCCAGCTTCATATCGCCGCCGTCGCGCTTGGTCAGGTAGGCCAGGGCATCGATGCGGCCATCTTCGGTGCGGCCATACACGGCGCCGCTGTAGACCTGTTCATGGTCGTTGCTGGCATACCCGTACTTGAGCATCGCACCGCTGTTGCGCCCGTCCTTGAGCAGGTCTGGCGCATCCTTGGCGATCATGTTGACCGTACCGCCAAACCCGCCGTTACCGGTGAAGGCCGAGTGCGGGCCTTTTTCCACCTCGACGCTCTTGATCATCTCGGGCTCGATAAACACGGTGCCCTGCTGATAGCGCTCGAAACCGCTTTTGGTCGCGCCATCGACGGTCATTGGCACATCTTCGGCTTCGCCCATCCCGCGAATGTTGATGATCTGGCCGCCCGGTTTCATCGAGCCGCCCATGGTCACTCCCGGCAGCGTCTGCACCAGGCTGGCGATGTTGTTGGGCTGCAGGCGGTCGATGTCGGCCTGGGACAGGGTGGAGCGGCCGACGGTGCTGGCGTCGACTTCGTTGCCGGTACCGATCACGCTCAAGGCGTCCAGCTGCACGCTGGCGCTGTTGGTGGTGCGGCTTTCCTCGGGGCGCACGACATAGGTGCTGCCTATTTTGATCAGGGTGAACTCGCCGGTCTTGAGCAGGGTACGGATCGCCGCTTCGGGGGTGAACTCGCCGTTGATCGCGGGCGCCTGGATATTCTTCAACAGGTTTTCATCGAACAGCAGCTGGATTTTTGCCTGCTGCGCGACCTGGCTCAGGGACGTGGCCAGGGGTTGGGCAGGCAGTTGCAGTTTGAACGCGTCGGCCTGGGCCGTGAGGCTGACGGCCAGGCAGGCGGCGATGAGTGTCGGTCGAAGAAACAGGTGCTGGGCAAGGCAAGGCGCGCGAAACATGAAATCCCCCAAGGCGGCTCAATAGCCAAAAAAGGCATGCGTATCAAACGCAGACCGGAGGAAGACGCGGCAGGGAAAAAAATCCTCACATGCGAATGCAAAATATTCTCAAGTAATGCTACTTGCGCGCTTCGATACGCAGGTTGCCGTCATCCAGGGGCACGGTTTTCACGGGTAGCAGGGCAGGCAGGGCATTGAGCAGTGCGTCCGGGTCATTCACATCAAGGTTGCCGGAAATTTTCAATTGCGCCACCGGGCCATCAGCCAACACCACGGCCTTGGACCGGTACAGGCTCAGCTCATCCAACAGGCTGGCCAGTTCGCGGTTGCGAAAGGACAAGTGCCCGCTGCGCCAGTCGGCAACTTCGCCAGCGGCCAGGGTCTGTTGCTGAACGGAGCCCTTGGCGTAGCTGTAGGTCGCCCGCTGTTGGGCACCGAGCATGACGGCGCTGGCTTTAGGGTCGGGGGCGAAGGCGACCCGCCCGTGGGCCACACTGACCACCAGTTGCTGCTGGCTGCGACGCACATCAAACGCGGTACCCACCACCCGCACATCGGCTTCGCCAGCGCGCACGAACAGTGGTCGCTCCTTGTCGGGGGCTACCTCCACGTATAACTGGCCCTGGTCCAGATGGATCACGCGGCGATGGGCATCGAAGTCCACCTGCAACTGCGTGCTGGCGTTGACGTACAAGGTGCTGCCGTCCGGCAGGTCCAGGGTGCGCATGCCTTTGTCCTGCGCCGCGACCTCGGTGTGATAGAGCCCGCGCGGGGCGCCCAGGTTACTGGCGAGCAAGGCGCAGACCAGTGCGGCTGCCACCGCCAGCGCCGGGCGCCAGGGAGCCGCTTTGCGTGTAGGCAAGGGCACGGGTTTGTTCAGTTGTTGCAACTCACCCAGGTCGGCCCACAACTGTTCGAATTCGGCGTAGGCGCGTGCATGGGCCGGCACGGCGTGCCAGGTGGCGAAGGCCTTGCGGTCCAGCGTGCCGACTTCGTCGCGATTGCGCGCAAACCAACTGGCAGCCTGGGCATCGATGGTGTCGTGCTCATCCATTTCGTGGCCGTCGCGGTTGCTCAAGCGGGTCATTCTGGCTGCTCCTTGCCCGGGTCTTTTTGAAGTCGCTGCTTGCAGTGCAGCAGGGCAAAGGCGATGTGCTTTTCCACCATGCTGATCGAAATGCCCATGCGCTCGGCAATCTGCGCCTGGCTCAGGCCTTCGAAGCGGTGCAGCATAAGGGCTTCTCGCCTGCGGGGCGAGAGTTCGGCGAGGACTTCTTTCAACTGTGCCAGGCGTTGGAGGCGTTGAGCGGCGGCCATGGGATCGTTTTGCTCGTCGGTGACAGGCTCGGCATCCCATTCGGCCTGTTCATGATGGACGCTGTGCCGCACCTTCTGTTTGCGCCAATGATCACGCAGCAGATTGCGTGCCATCTGAAACAGAAAGGCCCGTGGCTGCTCGACCTTGCCCCGGTCGCGGTAGTCCAGCCATTGGGTAAAGACATCCTGGGTCATGTCCGCCGCGTCGCTGGCGTTGTCCGTGCGTTTGCGCAGGTAATGCAGGATATCTGCATAGAACCCGCGACAGGCATCGGCCGACAACGGGTCGGGCTTGAAACGAGGCATGGATATCCTTCTTGACGCAGCACGCTGCAGAAAAGTCGCGAATGATATCGAGAATTATTGCTATTTGTCTCCATGAAAATGCGTATATCACATGCAGGAGCCGGCTTGCCGGCGATGGGGCCCTTGAGTCATACGTGGTTTTCAAGGACGCCATCGCCGGCAAGCCGGCTCCTACAGGGGGAGGGTTAACCCAGGGTTTTCAGAAGCTCCTGCAGACGGGTGCAGCCTTCTGCATCCAGCGGGAACACCGGCAAGCGTGGATTACCTACTTCCAGCCCGGACATGCGCAGGCCAGCCTTGATCGTTGCTGGCAAGCCACCCTTGAGGATGAAGTCCAGCAACGGCAACTGGCGATAAAACACGTCGCGTGCCCGATTCAGGTCATTGGCCAAGATCGCCTGGTACAGGTCCAGATTGAGTTGCGGGATCAAGTTCGGTGCGGCGGTGCACCAGCCCCTGGCACCCGCAGCAAAGGCTTCCAGGGCCAGCGGGTTGCAGCCGTTGTAGAACGGTAGCTGGCCTTCACTCAGACGATACAACTGGTGCATGCGCTGGATATCGCCAGTGCTTTCCTTGACCATCGTGACGTTGTCGACGCTGTCGACAATGCGCATGATCAACTCCACCGACATATCCGTGCCGCTGGTGGCCGGGTTGTTGTAGAGCATGATCGGCACACCGATGCTGTCGCCGATGGTGGCGTAGTGCTTGAGGATCTGGGCGTCACTGAGTTTCCAGTACGACGCCGGCAGCACCATGACCACATCGGCGCCGTGGGCTTCGGCGAAGCGCGCACGGCGTACGGCATTGGCGGTGGTCAGGTCGGAGACGCTGACGATGGTCGGCACGCGCTTGGCGACTTTTTGAATGCTGTAGGCGCTGACTTCCTCCCATTGCGCATCGCTCAAGTAAGCGCCTTCACCGGTGCTGCCCAATGGCGCAATGGCGTGCACGCCGCTGTCGATCAAGCGGTCGATCGAGTGGCCCAGGGCGTCGAGGTCGACAATACTGCCGTCGGCGCTGAACGGGGTGATGGTGTAGCCGATGATGCCGTGAATAGTAGGGCTGGACATGGAATGTCTCCGGTCGAAAAAGGCTTCAGTTCAGGCAATCGGCGTGTTGGCGCAGGTTCTGCCGAGCGTAGTAGTTGAACGCGGCGCCGTGGCGCTTGGGCTTGGAGATCCAGTCATGGGCCTCGCGTCCCAACTGCGGCAGGATCGGCTTGACGGTTCCGGCGGCCATGGCCAGTAGTTGCAGTTTGGCCGCCCGTTCGATCAATAGTGCGATCACGCAGGCTTCTTCGATGGTGCTTCCGGTAGACAGCTGGCCGTGGTGGGACAGCAGGATGGCGCGCTTGTCGCCCAGGGCGCAGGTGATGATTTCGCCCTCTTCGTTACCCACCGGCACACCCGGCCAGGCTTCGAGGAATGCGCAG from Pseudomonas fluorescens encodes the following:
- a CDS encoding class I SAM-dependent methyltransferase, which gives rise to MSVTAKPASPAPDHHAQFIELLRASLEQNAFIKLVLAKYVGDEADLQRLIIKPVAVKEQACLSFVYRYKTRDITKNFSLAEGVATIAALLPASFKNAHLLSLDDEAQLEYSKKNKSSLFKSKPQQLREAPSAEHNREKHRFLDLNRPFLADLGVTNAKHELIPAMSRKWKQINKFIEVFSHALTSSPLQLDRPVQVADFGSGKGYLTFAIHDYLRNTLKAEGQVTGVELREDMVSLCNTAAARLEHPGLVFKCGDVRSVAPSELDVMIALHACDIATDYAIHTGIRSGASIIMCSPCCHKQIRLQIQSPALLKPMLQYGLHLGQQAEMLTDSLRALFLEACGYETKVFEFISLDHTNKNKMILAVKRAEPSDNAQLLEKIRELKAFYQISEHCLETLLRADNYLP
- a CDS encoding DMT family transporter → MNSRENTGMALGLLGVIIFSLTLPFTRIVVQEIHPLLNGLGRALFAAVPAALLLLWRREAWPTWRQVRGLTLVIAGVILGFPVLSAWAMQTLPASHGALVNGLQPLCVALYAAWLSHERPSKAFWACAALGSALVLGYALITGAGSIQAGDLLMLGAIAVGGLGYAEGGRLAKEMGGWQVICWALVLSTPLLIGPVTYLALQHEGAISARTWWAFGYVSLFSQFLGFFAWYAGLAMGGIARVSQIQLLQIFFTIAFSALFFGEHIEPITWLFACGVIVTVMLGRKTAVQAAPVPKPHTL
- a CDS encoding TonB-dependent receptor, which encodes MFRAPCLAQHLFLRPTLIAACLAVSLTAQADAFKLQLPAQPLATSLSQVAQQAKIQLLFDENLLKNIQAPAINGEFTPEAAIRTLLKTGEFTLIKIGSTYVVRPEESRTTNSASVQLDALSVIGTGNEVDASTVGRSTLSQADIDRLQPNNIASLVQTLPGVTMGGSMKPGGQIINIRGMGEAEDVPMTVDGATKSGFERYQQGTVFIEPEMIKSVEVEKGPHSAFTGNGGFGGTVNMIAKDAPDLLKDGRNSGAMLKYGYASNDHEQVYSGAVYGRTEDGRIDALAYLTKRDGGDMKLAAARDYDSKEYPINPQRLPNSAQDVNGQLFKLNMYLTDEHSLGFSYSRANSERWTPFSARSYPSPPRKAEIDRYGYDAAVRRFLANRQTVDTTWSGKYEYQPLDNPLIDMKLSYSESNTDQTDERDATAVIGLSSGGRKMDTAYTDKILELRNISRFNSGPLDHALTTGVQIRKHIRDTESWMPGATYNTPKYNYGHFQPAFMPHGKVDTHAFYIQDAVTLGDVTITPSLRYDHVVNRGKANDAPYYSNPDPAFGHDYSDRTYAGWSPRLAAFWKVTPDVVLFANWSRTWRAPVIDEQYEVQGLGSRTSTSRNLDPERITAITVGNITSFANVIAGGDSLQLRTTLFHNKIEDEIFKATGLGCREQNYVKGSIADVCTDMASKTNYRNIGSMTIKGFELEGYYDSTYLFGSLSYSWATGKRENPYTNPWASDIHVWARDIPPAKWVAVLGTKIPAWDAQVGWQGQFVRKTDRLPSDKYSSGLNSSFGDRFYDQYANASYDTQGLFAKWTPQQAYLKGTEVNFTVDNLFNRSYMPALSGDSATSVGRNAKISVTRFF
- a CDS encoding FecR family protein, with product MTRLSNRDGHEMDEHDTIDAQAASWFARNRDEVGTLDRKAFATWHAVPAHARAYAEFEQLWADLGELQQLNKPVPLPTRKAAPWRPALAVAAALVCALLASNLGAPRGLYHTEVAAQDKGMRTLDLPDGSTLYVNASTQLQVDFDAHRRVIHLDQGQLYVEVAPDKERPLFVRAGEADVRVVGTAFDVRRSQQQLVVSVAHGRVAFAPDPKASAVMLGAQQRATYSYAKGSVQQQTLAAGEVADWRSGHLSFRNRELASLLDELSLYRSKAVVLADGPVAQLKISGNLDVNDPDALLNALPALLPVKTVPLDDGNLRIEARK
- a CDS encoding RNA polymerase sigma factor, translated to MPRFKPDPLSADACRGFYADILHYLRKRTDNASDAADMTQDVFTQWLDYRDRGKVEQPRAFLFQMARNLLRDHWRKQKVRHSVHHEQAEWDAEPVTDEQNDPMAAAQRLQRLAQLKEVLAELSPRRREALMLHRFEGLSQAQIAERMGISISMVEKHIAFALLHCKQRLQKDPGKEQPE
- a CDS encoding dihydrodipicolinate synthase family protein, with translation MSSPTIHGIIGYTITPFSADGSIVDLDALGHSIDRLIDSGVHAIAPLGSTGEGAYLSDAQWEEVSAYSIQKVAKRVPTIVSVSDLTTANAVRRARFAEAHGADVVMVLPASYWKLSDAQILKHYATIGDSIGVPIMLYNNPATSGTDMSVELIMRIVDSVDNVTMVKESTGDIQRMHQLYRLSEGQLPFYNGCNPLALEAFAAGARGWCTAAPNLIPQLNLDLYQAILANDLNRARDVFYRQLPLLDFILKGGLPATIKAGLRMSGLEVGNPRLPVFPLDAEGCTRLQELLKTLG